ACCCTTCCACATGAAAAGGATTGTCATAACGAACATCAAAAGATGAATCTTTCCTTAATCCCGGGCTCCATATATCACATTGGTCTTTCGTAGAAAAGGCACTCATTGATGACAAGGATGAGGTTGGTGATGAGAGACACAGCTTTGCAAGTGGAGGATCAGCAAGTTTGCAATATATGGTGCACATGCACCTTACCATGTTCTCAGACAGCTTGTTTGGTGTCTCTGGAACATGATCAGAAATACGGTTGCCAGGATGCTCCGCCAAACTGattaaatttgaagaagaattCTGCGCGTACTGCAAAGAACCAATTAAAGTGAAAAACTCTCAATTCTCCACTTTTCATTTTTCTACAGAGGGAAAATCATAACACTACAACATGGATAGATGCAAAAGTAATATCTAATCATTTCCCTTTTCCTAAAGTACAGTAAAAACTTATCTCTGATACAACATACCTCCGTCATAGACGAAGGTTGAGATTGACAAGCACGCAAATCTTTGCCTGGTATATCCTCTGCTGTGGAAACTCTCTTTGACAGATCTGATTGTTGAGTTAGTGAGGAACGACTTCGATGGACCCCAGATTCTCTAACTTTGTCTTCTGTTGTGCGAGTTGTTTCTTTCCATGGATTTGATACTGACTGCCTATCAGGATGAGCGCAAGAATTTTGCCTTCTCACTCTagaataagatttagaaaaTACAAGGCACCTTCTTACTTTGGCATACATAGGAGATTTTAGTTTATCATCTCTAGTGGGAGAAGACATGGATGAGCTCTGTTGATCAAATGCTTTACGATATGATGAGAGAAGATACTTCTCCAAACAAGCTACTTCCAACTCTAGTACTGAAATTTCTCTAGTCAGTTCTGCAGCTGGCTGGATGCAATTGAAAAGACACATGACTAACATGGAGGGTATTAAAAACAAcacaaaaaatatagaaaaactcaattttgaCAAGAATAACCATGAGTGCGACAATGAAAATAGATACGGCAAATTTACAATATAGTATGTGAGATTTACACTAGCTATGTTACTTCACAAGGAGATGTAAGAAGTATGAAATGCTCAAATTTCCACAAAAAGCTGACGGAATCTCTAATCTTATTCAAGGTGGAAGTAACCAAAACAATGTCATACTATAGTATGTCATAGGTGCTACAAGGAAAAGGAGGAGGTACCTTAGGCATTGAGGGCTGAGTGATGTTTTGCGAGAAAGATTCACATCCCAATGCTTTTTCTAGAGAACATCGAACTATGACTTGGTGCTCTAAGCTTCTCTCGAGTTGCATTATCTGTAAAGTAGTTAAGTTTTCGACCAGACATTAATAAACTGTTGAACCAACTGGAATTAATAGTTTTATCATCTCAATTTTCTTACCTCTTGCCTCAAAGAACTTTCGACTTCCTCAGATGACCACCGCTTCTTCTTGCTCTCACTACAGTCATTTCTGTCACCCTTAtcctagaaaaaaaaaacagatatCTCCTCAAATGTCCCAAATGCTTGGTATTTGTAAAGATATGACACCTAGGCCTAACTCCACCCCAATAGCTAGCTtgcccaagtccatataagTCGACCGTCAGTCCATTTCCCAACCAATGTGGGACTTTAACCCACTCATACAATATCACTAAGGCATGTTCCTTGTTAGTCTTCCTTCCTTTATCTTGGAGAGAAATTTAAAAGTTTAGGCAATTGTTTGATGATGTATAAACAAATTTGAAAGCGCACAAGGAAGCGAAGGTACAATATAAGTCAGGATGCAAGATAAGGATCAAAAGTTCATGGTGAGTTCAATTATCCTTTTCCTTTTGCACCCTTTTTAACTTGTAACATATTTTGGTCACATTTTGCTATGAAAGCTCTAACATAAAAAACAGGAAGGACACATGGAAGCTTCCTTACCAAATTCAATTGATTAGAGTCCTCTACTAAATGATCCACATTGTCTTTGAATCCTCGTGTATACGGGAAGCTGCATTCGTGAAGATCAAATAGCAAAGAAAATATTAACAGAAATAATAGACATCACCCAAAAAATCATACTAGCATAGAGGaataagctaaaaaaaaaaaacattttctggAGTACACAATGGCTCCTACTGTAAACATACTTCACTCAAAGAACTAAAACAGTaggaaattaataatttaagaaaataaataaagtccttcaattttctttttccaCTCTTTCTACAATACCTTTGAACTTTTGCTTTTTAAGACCAACTCAAATGAAATTGAATCAAGAAAATAGCAACAATATCAGCTTGCCAAGCGAATACCCCCACCCAAGTtgaaagtctttcaacttaGGGAAACCCCAAACACAAAAAAACAGAGAAAGAGAGATTACAAAATACTACTCTCTATGTCACAATTTACGTCGCACCGTTACGATTTCGAAAATCAAGCACTTTAATCTTGATCGTGAATTTTAACATATAagttataataattaacaattcaaaatattcaaaagacATGAAAAAATCAGTTTGATTTTCGATATTCGCACTGTGCCACGTAAATTGGAACGGGAGGGATTATACGTGCaataacaagaagaagaaattcaATGGTTACCTCTTAGAACGTTTGTGTTTAAAATTGGATACTTGCATTTGCAATAACTTTCTCCAACTCCTTTTCAAGAAGTAACCTGAAAGCTTGCCATGAACAAACTCTGAACTTTCAACACTAAAAGAGCTTGCTAATACACAAAGAAAAGATAGCCCTTTTGACAAAGAACTAAAGTGGTGCATATATATACTCTTTTGCTCCAAAAAAATCTGTTACATGAAGAGTCCCAATATAGCTTTTTGGCAGTAAAGGGAACTTTTTTCAACAAAGAACACATTAAATCTACAAAGTACTACACCTCCAAAAGCAAAGATCTTTACTTGATTACAAGGTAAGTCCTTAAAGTGGTGGCTGAATAATGAATAGCAAATTTAAAACTACAACTTTACAAGAGATTGATTAATTGGAAGAATATTGGCAACctaaaagaagaagataaagaaaGAAATTAATGCCAGCTTAGTGGATTACTAATTTAAGTTGACAAATAGTACTTTAGAACAAATATTTTCAGCTTAAGTGAACTATTGGGAATAGTATATATTGAATCATGGGGCTAGTGAAAACAATGTTAGACCATCCTAAATTGGGGTTAAAATACACATATGCTCCCTccgttttaattttaatttgtttgttttttatCTTTTCGCTTTTAGttcttttgacattttttttaattctaattcACATTACatacttaaaaattataaaattaaaaaatattatggtACATTATATGTAGCTAAATTTAAGATTACAAGATATGAAAAGATTtgaaaatttcttttattttttaaaattgtatgTCAGATCTAAatcagataaataaattaaaatgaaggaAATATTATTTACATTCTTTCTCCAAACCTACATGTCTAATGAGTATGTCTGAGACCTAGCCTTTTGTTGGAAAATTGAGTTTTTTAAGTTTTATATTTTGAGACAAACAGAAAGTTTGTATGGTTGAAAATTAGAGGCCTCCTGAGTCCTGACACAATTGAACAAGTGTTTCATGTGGATCCAACCACTCCataaaactatatatattatatgcaaGTGTGTATATTCCCATTAGTATTTTGTAATTCAAGCTTATTATAACCACTATTTTTAAGGAATTGCGTCTCATCAAAGCTTAAACAATAGAAAAGTTTTTCTTTGCTACTCAAGTCATGGTTATATCCAAATATCATGCTTATACATATCTGAAaatcaacaaagaaaaagagaaaaaaaaaattcctcgGAGTGGCTTGTTTTAGAAGTTGGATTTGTAAAAAAGAACTTTCATTCAAaaattagtttaattttttattgatcTTGTGTTACTTGAGGTCCCAAATTCAcaaactatttatatatatatataatagaactTTAAGGTGAATCAAGTTTAACAAAATTGATCAGTCGTTACAAGCATTATATTGTAAAATAGAATTTTATAGAGGCTTGTCATTCACAAGGCATCGAAAGAACACTTACCTAGCCTTAGGATGAGAGAGAAGGGTTTTGAAGCTCTACAAGTCGGACGGGATGAGGGAAAATGAAAGTAAAGGTCAGAATTTTACATATTTATAGAAGTTGTTAGGAGATTGCCTGCGGCCAAAATATGTGGGCCGTAAATGTGCAAACTTCTTAAAAtgtgaaatttaaaattttaaaaataagataTGTTAGCTATTATAACAAGCAAATATGACTTGATCGcataaacatgaaataaattaacaaGTATATATTACCTAATTATTCTCTACCGCAATTGGGATCTAAATCTTGTAATTTAAagtaatttttgaattacctttattgttattttcttaagcGTATAGTCTCTTTCAGGGATGGATCGGATCAATATGTacggaatatatatatatatatatatatatatatatatactagtctTTGAGTCTTGACACACAAAGTAATGATAGGACACATAGTGCAGCTTTTATACTTGTGGATGCAAGTTCGAACGTCGAACTCTAATAATAAGATTCATATAAACCAATGAGCCAAGACTCTTCCATGTTCACATAACTGATGATAAATTATACTTCGTTTTCTAAATATTGATATAGCTTACGCAAGTTGTGTACGTTGTTCAATTCTTGGCACCCGAAACTTTAAAATTATAGATTTGTTTtgcttttttcattttaatttgtttgtcttgcTTTTCCTTTTAGGTTGTTTAAAGAAAGAATGACATTTTCAATATTTACTGCAATAACTATCCAACATCTTGTATGACATATTTCAGAAGGCaacattcaaaaaatattttaatatattatatacattttaattaatttaatatcacaaaattcaaaagtcttttttatttttttaaattttgtcaaGACTAAAATTTAACTGAAAGGAGtaacttttaataaatattttgaccaaccaaatatgaaaaaatttataCTATTGAAAAAATCGAACACTATGATCACTCCATATTCCAGTTAACACTCTCCTTTCATCTCTTTTGAGGCGAGAGACTATTTTTTTTTCCGGCTCTCTACATCTACATGTACGCTTATTTTACATGAGTTAAAAGTAATATATGCTTAATTAATGAATATAAAtgatttaataatattaaataaaattatattaataatattgtaTTGGGCAAATTGAAACAGCTCGTACGTCTGGCAGTATAAAAGGTGGATACGTGACACAAATAAAGAATGCTCAAGGAAATTGATTTAGTGAAATGAACTGGTCTCGAAAATATGTTTGGTGTAGATCGGCCCCGTAATTAGTCTCGGAATTCGAGAATAATCGTCAATGGGAAAAAGGCGGAAATTTGTGTAACGTCCCTAATTATTTAAgctaatttttgaattaaagtggttatttcttgatgatatgatcAACTGCTACTGACTCGAATTTTGTTACAgggaaaaaaaatgtttttgttTAGCTATATTTTTGGGTGATCAGACTTAGGAAGGCCATAAACCCTTTATAATCTGGAAATTTGGgaaatcttataaaataaaagttctagataattgaaatacctttccaaccataggtcgtgggcttATAGGCGACAACAGAATAAAATGTTATGGACGTTTTAACACAGAAATGTCAAGCAGGGTGATGATTTTGGGCCCAACCCGAATCcaagtcgggtcaggcccatTTTCTTTGACATTTAAAGGATAAGTTCATCTTATCTCTTCCATTGTAGACCATAACTTTCTAGAACATCATAGAGAAAGAGGGAAAGAGAGAGCTTCTAGGCTAAGAAGCCATTTTCTACCCAAATCTGAGTCCCGAATTCTGAAGCTCGTGAAGAGAAAGGCGTTGCACGTTACGTTGTCTTCACTTTGAGCTAAAAAATAGCTAATAAGGAGTGTGTGGTCATAGTTGCTGCACACCTAAGGTAAGATTtaggttctttttcttgttaacaagcttgtttagagatttaacggtTTAAAACGGAGGAAGTAAGCGTTGTAAACTTGTTTGTTGGCTTTGTTGAGACTTATGGATTTGGGGCTGTTTTGGTTTGATTAAATGGGTGtaattagttaagttatgatgtagaatgattgttgataatgttgttgatgttgttgataaaatattattgtcgaaattgggggaataaactttgtttgcaaacccgtttttgagaTGGTACTGCTGTTAGTgcgttgatgatatctttttgtataaaatgagttttgtgttgatttcttttggattggaaacttaagacatatatataaatgttttgtgaagggaataaagtccagttttgccgttttcagttTGCAAACTTAGATACAACCGGACAAGTATatctgtccagattcttgattttcaaaattcgTCATGTGTATCTGttagtattttgatgatataattttgtacaaaatgagttttgtgttGATTCCTTTTGGGTTGCAAACTTAAGAAGtatatctaaaagtttcatgagGGGATAAAGTCTAGTTTTTCTGTTTTGAGTTTCGAAATTTGGATTCAACCTgtggtacttgactttccgaatttactgttttagtaacataattcgggtcgaaacattctaggcttgtttgcaataataaatcttgttctatgtcaatattatggatattATGGAAAGTTAAATAAGtcatttaatggtattttcaagGTTGGTTATATCGTGtgcaagttgaggaacttgagacatttgatggcctacggtttgaacttttgaagtcgtgttggattgttgtatgctaaaaggctgaggtttgtgtataaactcttgTTACCTACTAATATATTAAAACCCTATCTTGGTATGGTTGCTATTGTCTTGAAATATGTCTTGTCATATTGGTATCTTGGGAAATTTGCAAGACACTTGCTTAACTCACCCATTTGTacggattgctcgatcacttgacattcttgtggaacttgtccttcttgtggctgtgactttgtcactattggcatgcctcttgtttcggaccctttgccatcttgattatggatttttagttcgtcttaagtatggaagctgtccattttaagtacgaattaggaagccatttttaatatggttcttggttctcttgattattgggtctttacccttcttgatacagggattcggtccttcttgatacttgaatcatgtttggtgtgagggcatgacgtacatattgggcGAAACTTGATGTTAAATCTTGTAAATATGCTTCCATGAATTATTGACACTTACCCTTTTACGCATCAAACTTGATagttatgatatatttgttgtcttgatttatttatgaCGTGTACATTTGTGTTGCCTACGACTTGAGAAAATAAGTTGAAGAACTCAAAGGtttcaaacttgtagttttacaccactaagctttatgcttagcaaTAGTTatttctatcgtaggaaatgtccgagaagaggcttgaggttggccattggaaatgaagttttgggagcttaaatgaagatcacatttgcatataggcatctatattttgcAGTATTTTGGGACGTGTATATGATTTATGGGTtgcttgtatatttgtatttatgtacATATTTCTGAGGGTTGTAACTTAAGGATGGTTGcttgttttgtaaattttggGGTATGTACATTTCTAAGTTTTATGAAGCACTAAATTTCCCCTTTGGAGTTGGAATATTTGAATGAAGCATAAATAATCGTAATACATGAAATGTCTCGGAagctatttttttgtaaaaaaact
The sequence above is a segment of the Solanum dulcamara chromosome 11, daSolDulc1.2, whole genome shotgun sequence genome. Coding sequences within it:
- the LOC129875105 gene encoding uncharacterized protein LOC129875105, yielding MHHFSSLSKGLSFLCVLASSFSVESSEFVHGKLSGYFLKRSWRKLLQMQVSNFKHKRSKSFPYTRGFKDNVDHLVEDSNQLNLDKGDRNDCSESKKKRWSSEEVESSLRQEIMQLERSLEHQVIVRCSLEKALGCESFSQNITQPSMPKPAAELTREISVLELEVACLEKYLLSSYRKAFDQQSSSMSSPTRDDKLKSPMYAKVRRCLVFSKSYSRVRRQNSCAHPDRQSVSNPWKETTRTTEDKVRESGVHRSRSSLTQQSDLSKRVSTAEDIPGKDLRACQSQPSSMTEYAQNSSSNLISLAEHPGNRISDHVPETPNKLSENMVRCMCTIYCKLADPPLAKLCLSSPTSSLSSMSAFSTKDQCDIWSPGLRKDSSFDVRYDNPFHVEGLKEFRGPYSTMVEVQGLYKDSHKLGDIEPLLQNFRSIVSRLEEIDPGKLSHEEKLAFWINIHNALVMHAFLSYGIQQKNVKRVYLLLKAACNVGGHVVSVNVIQSSILGCRVSRQGQWLRLFLSYRGKFKAGDERQAYAIEHPEPLLHFALCSGNHSDPAVRVYTPERVLQELEAAKEEYIRATFGVKKDDKVVLPKVVESFAKDSGLYPAGVMEMIQQSLPAESLRRSIKNIQQRNSHKNIEWVRHDFAFRYLIMKELVK